A genomic region of Trifolium pratense cultivar HEN17-A07 linkage group LG3, ARS_RC_1.1, whole genome shotgun sequence contains the following coding sequences:
- the LOC123915219 gene encoding uncharacterized protein LOC123915219: MPIICKLLVLAIDESNNTASHLAARFTSKIESNSGEALQMIRELQWFQEIENLDDPLHKEVKNKDGKTASQVFMEEHKPLIKEAKNWIKDRSNSCMVVATLIATITFAAAITVPGGNNQDKGTPIFLPNHKFGVFMWSNAVAFFSSLTSLLVFIANMNGYYTEEEFVIVLPQRLVIGLNFLFVAVVTTMVAFIGALSLFLEDRFKNFTTIIWSLASIPFLISVMLLLPSTTVELLYKKLYDPKKGSI; this comes from the exons ATGCCAATAATTTGCAAGCTTTTAGTGTTGGCAATAGATGAATCAAATAACACTGCATCACACCTAGCAGCAAGGTTTACTTCTAAAATAGAATCAAATTCAGGTGAAGCATTGCAAATGATAAGAGAGTTACAGTGGTTTCag GAAATAGAGAATTTGGATGACCCTCTCCATAAAGAAGTTAAAAACAAAGATGGTAAAACAGCTTCCCAAGTGTTCATGGAAGAACATAAACCATTAATTAAAGAAGCGAAGAATTGGATAAAGGATAGATCAAACTCTTGTATGGTAGTGGCAACTCTTATTGCTACAATCACCTTTGCGGCTGCAATAACTGTACCTGGAGGTAACAACCAGGACAAAGGAACACCAATATTCTTGCCAAATCACAAATTCGGCGTGTTTATGTGGTCCAATGCAGTAGCTTTCTTTTCCTCACTGACTTCTCTTCTGGTGTTTATAGCAAACATGAATGGATACTACACTGAAGAAGAATTTGTGATTGTATTACCTCAAAGATTAGTAATCGGTTTGAACTTCTTGTTTGTTGCTGTGGTGACAACAATGGTAGCATTTATTGGAGCTCTGTCTTTGTTTCTAGAGGACAGATTCAAAAATTTTACAACTATTATTTGGTCATTGGCTTCTATTCCATTTTTAATATCTGTAATGCTTCTGCTTCCATCTACTACTGTGGAGTTACTATATAAAAAGCTTTATGATCCTAAAAAAGGGTctatatga
- the LOC123915220 gene encoding uncharacterized protein LOC123915220 — protein sequence MIEAASAVKEEIKQCYELINRLGRGVVYLGSSRMGSSHSHYVQAQELANGICLDFFAYNKSFGLHYMFRSWTRTNGRCYSRRSAGRETSWRIKDMKRSQGMDSIKLSPITIRKLPYLQFRFFYARKYGLVDAIVRNNSLDKTAVVALPGGIGTLDEIYENIVYRK from the exons GTTAAAGAAGAGATCAAACAATGTTATGAACTCATAAATAGATTAGGAAGAGGAGTTGTGTATCTAGGTTCTTCTAGGATGGGCTCGAGCCATTCACATTATGTCCAAGCACAAGAATTGGCTAATGGG ATATGCTTAGATTTCTTCGCATATAACAAATCATTTGGACTGCATTACATGTTCAGGAGCTGGACCAGGACTAATGGACGCTGTTACTCGAGGCGTTCTGCTGGCAGGGAAACCAGTTGGCGGATTAAAGATATGAAAAGAAGCCAGGGAATGGACAGCATCAAACTTTCACCTATAACCATCAGAAAATTACCTTACCTGCAG TTCAGGTTTTTCTATGCAAGGAAGTATGGACTGGTCGATGCTATAGTGAGGAACAATTCACTAGATAAAACTGCTGTTGTTGCCCTTCCTGGTGGGATTGGCACTCTAGATGAG atatatgaaaatatagttTACAGAAAATAG